One Chroococcidiopsis sp. TS-821 genomic window carries:
- a CDS encoding PH domain-containing protein: MVIIPVAILLTSLFFSIRGYVITDNTLYIQRLGWNTKVDLQNLITAEVDPQAMRNSIRKWGNGGLFSFSGKFYNRRLGNYEAYATDLSKAVILKLRDRTVVVTPDDPEKFAHQVLAAFDSSS; encoded by the coding sequence ATGGTAATCATTCCTGTGGCGATTTTATTAACCTCTCTCTTCTTCAGTATTCGCGGTTATGTCATTACAGACAATACCCTTTATATTCAACGCCTTGGTTGGAATACCAAAGTTGATTTACAGAATTTGATTACCGCTGAGGTAGACCCGCAAGCAATGCGAAACTCGATCCGCAAGTGGGGAAATGGTGGTTTATTTAGTTTTTCTGGAAAGTTCTACAACCGCAGATTAGGAAATTATGAAGCTTATGCCACTGATCTGAGTAAAGCCGTCATTCTCAAGTTGCGCGATCGCACAGTTGTTGTTACGCCAGACGATCCAGAAAAATTTGCTCATCAAGTCCTAGCAGCATTTGATTCATCGTCGTAA